Below is a genomic region from Granulicella sibirica.
TTCACGTGGCCGACGACATGTACTCGCAGATCAACAACCTGGTGAGATAGATGAAGACGCTCAGACGGCTAGTGACGATCGGACTTCTGGGATTGGGGGTTTCCGCCGGGTTTGCGGAGACCCCTTGTGCGAGCACTCCGGCGGCGGCGGTTAAGGCTTACGAGAGCGGACAGCCGATCGCGGGAGACCTGGTCGAGGGTTACCGGGTTGCGAGTTGGTACACCGATCTTCCGCTTCGCGTGAACTGGGCGCAGGTGGAGCGATGCGGACATCCGGGCTGGCCGGAGCTCAGCATCCGGATGGCGCAGAGGCCGGAGGGGGCACTCCTCGTGTCCGCTGTCTCGCCCTTGTCCACGGTAGCTGCTGCAGGCGTCACGACAGTTCAGGTAGGTCGTACAAGTGCGTTGCTGCTCGAAAAAACTATCCGGGCTGGTGAACCGGTACGGCTTTGGAGGATTGAGCCAAATTTGCGGATGGAGATGCCGGCCGTGAGCGAGGAAAGCGGCGGAATTGGCGAGAGGATCCGGCTGCGAGTCGTGAGTAACCAGGAGAATGTGCAGGTGGTGCGGTATGTCTTCGGGCTGGTACGTGGGCCGGCAGATGTGGAGTTGGAGTGATGGGGAACTGGAGGCGGTGGGCGGTAGCGTTCCTCCTGATGACTGCGGCTGGTTCGGCCCAGGGGCAGGGGGTAAAGGCGGCGGCGGGCAAGATCGCCAACGTGATCAATCCTCCGAACGTGAATGTCGCTTCGACGTCGCTCAAGGACTATCTGGCACGGGTGAAGGCGACAAGCACGGGCGATCTGCCGACGCCCGGCGCGATCTGGACCGATAGTGGGCGATTCACGCGGATGTCGTCCGATGTGCGGGCGATGCGTCCGAACGACCTGATCTCGGTAGTGGTGTCGGAGAGTCTGGAGTCGGAGACGGATGGGACGGTGAAGAACTCGCGAAGTTCGTCGGCGAGTTCGCAAGTCTCGGCGTTGTTTGGGCTGCTGCACGCTGGCAATGCGCTGCAGAACCTGATCAATCAGAGTTCGAACTCGGGGCTGAATGCGCAGGGAGCGAGCGCAAATAACTCGAGCCTGAGTACGACGTTCGGTGGGCAGGTGGTTGCGGTGCTTCCGAACGGGAATCTCGTGATCGAGGCGGCGCGTGAGGTGGAGTTCAGCCAGCAGACCCAGACTATCCTGCTGCGCGGGCTGGTGCGGCCTGAGGACATTTCGCAGCAGAATCAGGTGCTTTCGACCGCGATCTCGAGCCTTGAGCTTGAGGTGCGGGGCAAGGGAATCATCAACGACTATACGCACCGGCCGAACGCCGTGGTGCGGCTGCTCCAGAAGCTCCTGATCTTCTGATTTGTGTGCCCAAAGGTCCCCCATGCCGGTGCTCCGCTCCAATCCGTATCATCCTGTTTCACAGCGGCGTCTTGTGCTGGGTATGGCGGGACGTTTGACCATCGCGATTCTTCTGCTTGGCGCGGCGG
It encodes:
- a CDS encoding flagellar basal body L-ring protein FlgH, encoding MGNWRRWAVAFLLMTAAGSAQGQGVKAAAGKIANVINPPNVNVASTSLKDYLARVKATSTGDLPTPGAIWTDSGRFTRMSSDVRAMRPNDLISVVVSESLESETDGTVKNSRSSSASSQVSALFGLLHAGNALQNLINQSSNSGLNAQGASANNSSLSTTFGGQVVAVLPNGNLVIEAAREVEFSQQTQTILLRGLVRPEDISQQNQVLSTAISSLELEVRGKGIINDYTHRPNAVVRLLQKLLIF